The DNA region CACCACCTGCTTCAGGCTGCGCCGGACGAGGTCGTCATAGGCCGCCGCATCCTTGTCCGGGAGCAGCAGGGGCGCGGCCTCCACCATGGCCCAGCAGATGTGGATGGCGGTGTGGCTGCCGGTCTTGGTGATCGACAGCATGTCGTAGCCGGCGCGCTGGTAAAGCGGCGAATCCTCCAGCGTCGTGCGCAGGATGAAGGTGGCGGCGGCGGCGGCGGAGATCTCGCCCGTGCCCTGGGCGCGGTAATGCTCCTCCTCCGACAGCAGATCGGCCGCCCAGCCGGTGATGAGGCCGTCCAGCAGGTGGCAGGTGGCGTCGCGCAGGACCGAGGCCATGACGTCCAGCGGTGCCGCCGCCATCGCCGCGCGGTCGGCCGGGTTGATGCCGTGCGGGGAGCGCGGCGGGATCGGCAGCATGACCTGCCCGCGCTCGTCCAGCGGCAGCTTGGACGCCACATGGTCGCGCAGCCGTTCGAACAGATAGGCCAGCAGCGTGTTGACCGTCACCTTGTCCGCGTCGTCGGCGTTGGGAGCGGCGTGCACGGGGCACTGGCCGCCGCCGCGCCGCAACTCCTCGCTGAACAGGAAGGCCGGGTCCTTCTGGATGGTCTGGAGAATGTGGGCGACCGACACGCGCTCCAGCCCGGCATCGGCGTGGGCCTTGGCGAAGCTGCTGGCGAAATCGTTGGAACGGGACATCGTGGCCTTGCCGGAACGGAGTAATCCCGTTCAGCCTATGGCGAGTGGCGGGGCCGTTGCAACGGCAACCTCTGTGACCGGTTGCCGCTTTCCGATTGAAACGGGCGGTTTTACCCCTCGGGAACCAGCCAATCGACCGTGCAGCCGCCGCCGGTGGCGGGCAGGGCGGCGTGCAGCGCCGGCAGCAGGTCGCGCAGCGTGTCGTCCAGCGTCCAGGGCGGGTTGACGATCAGCAGGCCGGACCCGTTCAGCCGCAGGTGCGTGTCCTCCGGGTGCCAGGTCAGCTCGACCATCAGGATCTTGCGGATGCCGGTGTTCTCGACCGCCTCCTGGAAGCGCCAGACGGCGGCACGCTCCTTGATCGGGTACCACAGGGCATAGATGCCCGTGGACCAGCGCCGGTGCGCCGCCTTCAGCCCCTCGGCCATGCGGGCGAACTCGTCGGGCTGCTCGAAGGGCGGGTCGATCAGGACGAGGCCGCGCTTCTCCCGCGGCGGCAGATGGGCCTTCAGCGCCTGATAGGCGTCCGTCTTGAAGGCCGAGACCTGACGGTCCCCCGCGAACTCCGCCTTCAGGGTCTGCCAGTCATCGGGGTGCAATTCATTGAGGAGCAGCCGGTCCTGTTCGCGCAGGAGCGCCCGCGCCAGCCGCGGCGATCCAGGGTACCAGCGCAGCCGCCCGTCCGGGTTCAGCGCGTTCACCGCGTCGAGATAAGGCCGCAGCGCCGGGTGCGGCGCCGGCTGGCCGAACAGCCGTCCGATTCCGTCCTGGAACTCCAACGTCTTGCGCGCCGGTTCGGAGTCCAGGTCGTAGCGCCCGATCCCGGCGTGGGCGTCGAGCACGCAGAAGGGTGCCGGCTTGGCGCGCAAATGATCGATGATCAGCGCCAGAACGGCGTGCTTCATCACGTCGGCGGGGTTGCCGGCGTGGAAAATGTGACGGTAGTTCATGGGGCAGGGATTTAGCCCATCGGGGCGTTCCGCGCCATCCCCCGCGAAGCCGGGTTATCAGTCGAGGGAGGCGACCTGCTGGGCGTTGCGGAAGGTGCGGCGGGTGCTCGGCGCGATGCTGGTGGGCTCGGAGTCGCCGCAGCGGGCGGATTCCAGCAGCTTGGCGCTCTTCGGGTCCAGCTCGTTCAGGTGCTGCCAGATCTTGCAGACGTAGTTCTGGGCCTGACGGGTGGAGCCGCCGTTGTAGCGGGCGACGGCGGTCTTCCAGCTTCCCTGCTCGCCGTGAAGGCGAAGGAGGAGACGGCCGGCGTAATAGACGTTCTCGCGGGGATCGACGATCCGCTCCACCGGCTGGAACTCGCCGCGGTGGGTGCCCAGCGAGATTTGCATGCAGCCGACATAGACGTTCTGGCGAAGCTGGCCGCGCTTGTCGCGGAGATGCCGGGCGGCGTCGTTGGCGTTGCGGGCGTAGACGGGACGGCCTTCCACGCTCATCGCGAAGGGGGTCGGGGCGCCGTCCTGGCCGCTTTCCACCAGGGCGATGGCGACGAGCAGGCCGGAGGGGATGTTGAACTTGCGCTCGGCCTCCACGGCGTGGGAGACGCAGCTGCTGTCCTGGGCGGCGGCGGGCTTGGCGAGGAGGACCGGAGCGGCGGCTAAGCCCAGTGCAAGAGCGATCCAGCCGCCATACGTGCGTCGCACGCGCTGAGTTCGATCCTGCATATCCTCGGTCCCCTCTTCGTTGCCGGGTTCATCCGGCTTCGTTTTGGCCCCCCGCGCGGGGCCGCCATTACCGGT from Azospirillum brasilense includes:
- a CDS encoding 23S rRNA (adenine(2030)-N(6))-methyltransferase RlmJ produces the protein MNYRHIFHAGNPADVMKHAVLALIIDHLRAKPAPFCVLDAHAGIGRYDLDSEPARKTLEFQDGIGRLFGQPAPHPALRPYLDAVNALNPDGRLRWYPGSPRLARALLREQDRLLLNELHPDDWQTLKAEFAGDRQVSAFKTDAYQALKAHLPPREKRGLVLIDPPFEQPDEFARMAEGLKAAHRRWSTGIYALWYPIKERAAVWRFQEAVENTGIRKILMVELTWHPEDTHLRLNGSGLLIVNPPWTLDDTLRDLLPALHAALPATGGGCTVDWLVPEG
- a CDS encoding transglycosylase SLT domain-containing protein; its protein translation is MRRTYGGWIALALGLAAAPVLLAKPAAAQDSSCVSHAVEAERKFNIPSGLLVAIALVESGQDGAPTPFAMSVEGRPVYARNANDAARHLRDKRGQLRQNVYVGCMQISLGTHRGEFQPVERIVDPRENVYYAGRLLLRLHGEQGSWKTAVARYNGGSTRQAQNYVCKIWQHLNELDPKSAKLLESARCGDSEPTSIAPSTRRTFRNAQQVASLD